ACCCTACTTGTCGCGCTCTCGCGTGACAGTATGCCCCACGATTGCGCATCCCTCTTATATAACCTGTCCTCATCGAGCATACCGGGCCTGCCGCCAGCGACGAGTGCTCATCGACTTGCGGTGCCTCTCTCACGAATCCGAGAACTGGGCCGCAAGAGGTAGGCTATTATGCTTCTGCGGCTGAGATTCCAGATGCTGAGGTTGCATTGAACACTCGACGAGAGCCTACCGCGGTAGACAGCTTCATGGTAGTGGTCTTCATTGTCTTCCTTGCAGTCAACCTCTATCTTGTGTTCTCTGGTTACGCTTGGCACGTCCTCACCCCGAGCCACTTCCACTTGTGCATTGAAGTGGTGACTCCAATTGTAGTGCTGCTGTCAGGGAATGTGTTCACTTTCGCCGTGGTCTACTATGGACAACTGAGGACTGTTCGGAGTATTATGGTGCTGTGCATTGCATCTAACATGGCCTTGCTCGCTCTGCTCTATTCCGTTACTCATCCAGTATTCGAAGACTGGTTACCTGTTCTTGCTGACCGAAACCGCAACATGAATGTCGTTGTGGTTTTGGGTCTGAGTCTGATGCCTCTGCCTCTTGCAGCCTCCCTTTCTGCAGAGAAGGTTGCAACACCGCGGGTCAAGACCGCATACCTCCTCTACGGTGGCGTGCTGATTCCTCTGACTGCGCTTGCGTGCGTGTTGAGTCCCTCGCCCCTTTTCATTGTGATTGGTCCCTCAGGCGGCCTTGCTGGTCTCACGGCGATAGGCTGGGTTGTCGTGGTCGTGATAGTCTCGACAGCCGTGGCCTCAGTCCTCTCGTACTCCATCAACTACCTTCGAACACGCGACTGGCTGTCTCTGTGTTTCGCCCTCGCAACCGGGATGTGGACATCTGCAGCACTTGTCCTCGTTGTGCTGTGGAATCCATTTCAGGTGGCGGAGGTCCTCTGGTTCTGCGACCTCGCGTGTGGAATGGGGCTCGTCGCGATCACAATGATGGTACATGCTATACTCGAACCCTTCAGTGCAATGGAGCGAGAGATTCAGAGCCGCACAGTGGACCTTGAGAAGTCCAATCGAGAGTCTGAGTTCTATCTGCTGTCGTGGGCACACAAGGTTGGCAATCTGATCCAGGGGGTAATGCTTCATCTCGAGCTGGCGGCGGAGGCCAGAAGGACTGGTTCGAACCCGTCAGACTCGGAGCTGGCTGCTGCCGAACTCAGTGCAGAGGCAGCTCTCATCAACAGGCATGTTGCATGGTTGGCTCAAGTCAAGTCGGCTGCTCGGCTCCCCCTCGAGGCAACAGACCCCCGCGGCGCTATTGCTAATGCCTGTAGTACTGTCTCCAGTATGCTCTCTGTTGACCAGTACGCATGTGACGTCACCGGAGATGACGTCAGTGTCCTTGCGGACTCGAACCTATCCTTGTTAGTGGCTACCGTGCTGTACCTCTGCTTGAAGAACTCGGAAGACCCGTCCAAGCCGCTGGGCGTGCGGATTGAGCGACGTGGGGATAGGGTGCGTGTCAGCTTTCTGACCGGAACTCCCGAGATTGTGAGGCGATTCACAGAAACGCTGGAGGCGCAGTCACACCAAGGCTTGTCCACTGTGAATCTTGATGTCTACATGTCCAGCCTGCTCTTGGAGAGGTACGGCGCCCATGTCGACAAGTCCGGTCTTGACTCTGGCGAGTTGACATTCGTGTTCATCGCAGCTGATGGTCACAAATGAGATGCCGGCTTTTCCTGCTCTGCACGGCGAGGGAAGTTCACGACTGTCACACCAATCACTACGAGCATGAGCCCCACGAAGAAGGTCCAGTATATTGGTTCCTGCTGTATCAGTGCGGAAACAAGCGTACCCGACACTGGAGTGATACTCACGAAGATGCCTGCCCGTGTCGGTCCGACCTTGTCAATGCTCTTGAAGTAGAGGAGGAAGCAGGCAAATGCACTGACTCCTCCCAAGTAGAGGACTGCCAGCCACAGGATGGGGTCCATCAGTCCGGGCAGGGCCCAGAAGGATTCTGCCATAGCGCCGACAGAGAGCATGAGCGTTCCGATGACGATTCCCCCGGCGGTCATCTCGAGTGGCGGCATCCGCTTCATCGCCACCTTGCCCAGCGTCGAATAGACGGCCCACAGAACAGTCCCCAATAGGAGTATCAAGTTGCCTACGAAATAGTCGAGGTTGAAGTCGAGCAGAGACTGTACCCCAATGACGAAGATGACCCCAATGAAGGCAATCACAAACCCCGCGTACTTCCACGCATGGTCCAATCGCTCCCTCAGCATCACATAGGCTGTGAGACTCATCATGAACGGGATAGACCCATCTAGGATTGCCCCTTGTGCTGCAGTGCTCAGTCTCACGCCCACAAGTTCGGCGATCTCAAAGCCCAGAACTCCGACCGCGGCCATGACCGCAAGGATTCGGAGGTCGGAACGCTTGTACCTGTCGTGCGGCATACTGCCAGTGGCTGACATGTAGGCGAGGAAGAGTGCTGAGGCGACGGACATCCTGAGGAACCCAATGGAGAAGGGTGGTGCCACTTCCACAGCTATGTCCTTGGCAACCCACGAACAACCCCAGAGTATCATCGTCACTGTGAGGTACACATAGTATCGGACCGGGGTTCCTGACACATTGGTCTGCTCCAGCTGTCACAGTCGCACCTGTCACGCATAAAAAGGCACACGTTCGACAACAATTGAGATGCGTGCT
The window above is part of the Candidatus Thorarchaeota archaeon genome. Proteins encoded here:
- a CDS encoding DMT family transporter, with product MSGTPVRYYVYLTVTMILWGCSWVAKDIAVEVAPPFSIGFLRMSVASALFLAYMSATGSMPHDRYKRSDLRILAVMAAVGVLGFEIAELVGVRLSTAAQGAILDGSIPFMMSLTAYVMLRERLDHAWKYAGFVIAFIGVIFVIGVQSLLDFNLDYFVGNLILLLGTVLWAVYSTLGKVAMKRMPPLEMTAGGIVIGTLMLSVGAMAESFWALPGLMDPILWLAVLYLGGVSAFACFLLYFKSIDKVGPTRAGIFVSITPVSGTLVSALIQQEPIYWTFFVGLMLVVIGVTVVNFPRRAEQEKPASHL